A genomic window from Verrucomicrobiales bacterium includes:
- a CDS encoding efflux RND transporter periplasmic adaptor subunit → MSTTLTKRKSRRRWPWVLLVLALAGGGYGYYRQRNQEKPIEIQVTKASRRNLTEVIVANGRVQPVVQVKISPEVSGEIIELPVKEGQAVKKGDLLIRIKPDLYAASRRSAEASYKAALAGKAQSAASLEKADLELKRNEALFREKLISETLHQDFLTSRAIAAAAYDSASHQVDVARASLARSEEDLAKTIIYSPITGTVSKLNSQLGERVVGTAMMTGTEIMVVADLTEMEARVEVGEMDVVLMQPGLKAQLEVDAFTARKFNGRITEVANSSKNSLVGSSSGSGSSQDATRFEVRIRIEEKDAFRPGMSVTAEIETRYRTNALTVPIQSVTTRLPNSGGSTTNAAITTAATGSAPPPASAMDRRKEGNKPQEVVFVFNGTQVTATPVKRGISDDTFVEITEGLSEGQEVVSGSYKAISRELRDDSKVKLISEAAPGGSKPPGP, encoded by the coding sequence TTGAGCACTACTCTCACCAAACGTAAGTCTCGTCGTCGCTGGCCCTGGGTCCTCCTGGTCCTGGCTCTCGCCGGCGGCGGTTACGGGTATTACCGCCAGCGCAATCAGGAGAAACCGATCGAGATCCAGGTAACCAAGGCCTCCCGCCGCAACCTCACCGAAGTGATTGTCGCCAACGGTCGGGTGCAGCCGGTGGTGCAGGTGAAAATCAGTCCGGAGGTGAGCGGGGAAATCATCGAGCTCCCCGTCAAGGAAGGTCAGGCGGTCAAGAAGGGCGACCTGCTGATCCGGATCAAACCGGATCTTTACGCCGCCAGCCGCCGATCGGCTGAAGCAAGCTACAAGGCCGCCCTCGCCGGCAAGGCGCAGTCGGCCGCCAGCCTGGAAAAAGCCGACCTGGAGCTCAAGCGAAACGAAGCCCTGTTTCGCGAGAAACTGATCTCCGAGACCCTGCATCAGGACTTCCTGACCTCCCGGGCCATCGCCGCAGCCGCCTACGACTCCGCTTCCCATCAGGTCGACGTCGCGCGAGCATCGCTCGCCCGATCGGAGGAGGATCTCGCGAAAACGATCATCTACTCCCCCATCACCGGAACCGTCAGCAAGCTCAACTCCCAGCTGGGCGAACGAGTGGTGGGTACCGCCATGATGACCGGAACCGAGATCATGGTAGTCGCGGACCTCACCGAGATGGAGGCGCGCGTGGAGGTGGGCGAGATGGATGTGGTGCTGATGCAGCCAGGCCTCAAGGCGCAGTTGGAGGTTGACGCCTTCACCGCCAGGAAGTTCAACGGCCGGATCACCGAGGTCGCCAACTCCTCCAAGAATTCGCTCGTGGGCAGCAGCAGCGGCAGCGGGAGCAGCCAGGATGCTACTCGCTTTGAAGTTCGGATTCGCATCGAGGAAAAGGACGCCTTCCGCCCCGGCATGTCCGTGACCGCCGAAATCGAAACTCGCTACCGGACCAATGCGCTGACGGTGCCCATCCAGAGCGTCACCACCCGGCTGCCCAACAGCGGCGGCAGCACGACCAACGCCGCGATCACAACGGCCGCCACCGGCTCAGCCCCCCCTCCAGCCTCCGCCATGGACCGCCGGAAAGAAGGCAATAAACCTCAGGAAGTGGTGTTCGTTTTCAATGGGACGCAGGTCACGGCCACACCGGTCAAACGCGGCATCAGCGATGACACCTTTGTGGAGATCACCGAGGGCCTGTCTGAGGGGCAGGAGGTGGTGAGCGGGAGTTACAAGGCCATCAGCCGGGAACTTAGGGATGACTCCAAAGTGAAACTCATCAGCGAGGCGGCTCCCGGCGGCTCCAAGCCACCGGGGCCCTAA
- a CDS encoding prohibitin family protein: protein MSPQGLARLFGVAILVFVVIIMASSGTYVVQPGYRGVEVTLGKVSPIFKPEGFGLKAPFITEIRPISVRQQTAEEKAECYSSDLQQIHVDLRILFRVPESSVVKMFQEFYGDPFESLVSPRVHEALKEVAALQSAEQIVKNREQIKTRALEISRKKIGTLLVVEDLVIQNIGVTKELEHAIEAKMVQEQEASKSKYLQQRAQIEADTLVIQAKGEAESIVIRGKALRDNPAIVDLKIVEKWDGSTPLVIGGGENTLLPLQDVERNRTIRRDATPTPTPTTPRR from the coding sequence ATGAGTCCTCAAGGTCTAGCTCGCTTATTCGGGGTCGCCATCCTGGTGTTTGTGGTGATCATTATGGCCTCGTCGGGAACCTATGTTGTGCAGCCCGGATACCGTGGCGTTGAAGTCACCCTCGGCAAGGTTTCCCCGATCTTTAAGCCGGAGGGTTTCGGTCTGAAGGCCCCATTCATTACCGAGATCCGCCCGATCTCCGTTCGCCAGCAGACGGCGGAGGAAAAGGCGGAGTGCTATTCGTCGGATCTGCAGCAGATCCACGTGGATTTGCGCATCCTTTTCCGAGTACCGGAATCCTCGGTCGTCAAGATGTTCCAAGAATTTTACGGGGATCCATTCGAGAGTCTGGTGTCTCCTCGTGTTCACGAGGCGCTCAAGGAAGTAGCCGCGCTGCAAAGCGCTGAGCAAATCGTGAAGAACCGCGAGCAGATCAAGACCCGCGCTTTGGAGATCTCTCGGAAGAAGATTGGCACGCTGCTGGTCGTGGAGGATCTCGTGATCCAAAACATCGGCGTGACCAAGGAACTCGAGCACGCGATCGAGGCCAAGATGGTCCAAGAACAGGAGGCTTCCAAGTCGAAATACCTTCAACAGCGAGCTCAGATCGAGGCGGACACCCTGGTCATCCAGGCCAAAGGTGAAGCGGAATCCATTGTTATCCGCGGCAAAGCGCTGCGTGACAACCCGGCCATCGTCGACCTTAAGATCGTGGAGAAGTGGGATGGCAGCACCCCGCTCGTGATCGGAGGCGGCGAGAATACACTACTTCCACTCCAAGACGTCGAACGAAACCGAACCATAAGACGAGATGCCACCCCAACCCCCACCCCGACGACACCCCGGCGATAA
- a CDS encoding ABC transporter permease subunit — MNFLTVVERELRVAARRPGVRRSRLLCAMVGVAVVSWFLLVPQFNNPQQFGQFLFYTLSVGAFVIAGFSGFAATADCLSEEKREGTLGLLFLTELKGSDVIIGKLVASSLSVIYGLLGILPVIAISILAGGVSGSDFARVVITALNLLFLSLCIGMMSSVIYQQGAHSLAAAATLFLFLLLGLPFCLFIAVELFGIRGLNEVLTLPCPGYTCLLTFPASLGRAGGATEFYSSLAVTHLIGWACLIFAMMRVTRSWQDRIQGSLKESSGEPIPAHRKPSARVRFRQSLMDLNPYFWRAARPHYRGLIVWGVMLFALGIFAGGWVFRPDYFRDTGSYFFMAFLLNTILKLWIATEAPGPLASDRQGGALELLLVTSLTEQEITQGQQQALWKWFAWPIYTVLGLTSLFIMSILSPNSGSPSETSMLAWMLLSGMLVLVMDCITLGKLGQARALRAKSESRAVLASVFTVLILPWLLYFALISSIGLLYALGFRIRALDSWEFLLALWVFLSLAVDLFALRYANRILPAQLRPIASARFDSR, encoded by the coding sequence ATGAATTTCCTGACCGTCGTCGAGCGAGAGCTGCGCGTCGCAGCGCGACGTCCCGGCGTCCGGCGCTCACGACTGCTGTGCGCCATGGTCGGGGTGGCCGTCGTCAGCTGGTTTCTGCTGGTTCCCCAGTTCAACAATCCCCAGCAGTTCGGGCAATTCTTGTTCTATACACTCAGCGTCGGCGCCTTCGTCATTGCCGGATTCAGCGGCTTTGCCGCAACGGCCGATTGCCTGAGCGAGGAGAAACGCGAAGGCACGTTGGGACTGCTTTTTCTCACCGAGCTTAAGGGGAGCGACGTCATCATCGGGAAGCTGGTGGCCAGCTCGCTTAGCGTGATCTACGGACTGTTGGGCATCCTGCCGGTCATCGCCATCTCCATCCTGGCCGGCGGGGTGTCGGGCAGCGACTTCGCTCGAGTGGTGATCACCGCGCTCAACTTGCTGTTCTTGTCGCTGTGCATCGGCATGATGTCCTCCGTGATCTACCAGCAGGGGGCGCACTCCCTGGCAGCCGCTGCGACCCTGTTTCTCTTCCTGCTCCTCGGACTGCCGTTTTGTCTGTTTATCGCCGTGGAGCTGTTCGGAATCCGCGGCCTGAACGAGGTCCTCACCTTACCCTGTCCGGGCTACACCTGCCTGCTCACCTTTCCGGCTTCGTTGGGAAGAGCGGGCGGTGCCACGGAATTCTACTCGTCGCTGGCGGTCACTCATCTGATCGGGTGGGCGTGCCTGATTTTTGCCATGATGCGGGTGACTCGGTCCTGGCAGGACCGGATCCAGGGATCTCTGAAAGAATCCTCGGGGGAGCCGATACCGGCTCATCGCAAGCCGTCCGCGCGAGTGCGGTTCCGACAGTCGTTGATGGACCTCAACCCCTACTTCTGGCGGGCTGCCCGACCGCATTATCGGGGGCTGATCGTGTGGGGAGTCATGCTTTTTGCCCTTGGAATCTTTGCCGGGGGATGGGTTTTTCGGCCGGACTACTTTCGCGACACCGGATCCTATTTCTTCATGGCTTTCCTGCTCAACACCATCCTCAAGCTGTGGATCGCCACCGAGGCCCCCGGGCCACTGGCATCCGACCGTCAAGGTGGGGCGCTCGAGCTGCTGCTGGTGACTTCCCTCACCGAGCAGGAGATCACCCAGGGCCAGCAACAAGCCCTCTGGAAATGGTTCGCCTGGCCCATCTACACCGTCCTGGGACTGACATCGCTGTTCATCATGTCCATTCTCTCTCCCAACTCCGGCAGCCCGAGCGAGACTTCCATGCTAGCCTGGATGCTCCTCAGCGGGATGCTGGTCCTGGTTATGGATTGCATCACGTTGGGAAAGCTCGGCCAAGCCCGGGCGCTCCGGGCTAAGAGCGAGTCCCGTGCGGTCCTCGCATCCGTGTTTACGGTTCTGATCCTGCCTTGGCTGCTCTACTTCGCCCTCATTAGCTCCATCGGCCTGCTCTATGCCCTCGGTTTTAGAATCCGAGCGCTCGACAGCTGGGAGTTCCTGCTCGCGCTCTGGGTTTTCCTCAGCCTGGCCGTGGATTTGTTCGCCCTGCGCTATGCCAACCGCATACTCCCGGCTCAACTGCGCCCGATTGCCAGCGCGCGGTTCGACTCCCGCTGA
- a CDS encoding ABC transporter permease, protein MKLSDLTESLRMALESVRAHKLRSALTLMGVMVGVFSIILVMTAMRALQNKVEGELSGLGANTFQIQRTPALPFGRSESREKYARRKRLTLPEVKRLEERATLASNIGAQEEFYAGEAISRFDKTPPNINLIGVTPSVFPARNWILADGRALSASDQDSAQDVCVLGATLKDTLFPIGSALGETVKFGGIPYRVVGVLEPKGAMLGGDQDNFAVIPLTTGLNRYGRGWRSLKILVQSADVRQFEDTVEQVRGILRALRKVPPGEEDDFEIFTNDSLIGQFLAFTLTARIGVAAISSIALIAAGIGIMNIMLVSVTERTREIGIRRAIGARKRSIMTQFLMEAVVLCELGGLAGVLLGLVAGNVAAQVMKLPMTLPLDWVVIGLVTCSLVGIVFGVYPARKAANLDPIESLRYE, encoded by the coding sequence ATGAAGCTCAGCGATCTGACGGAAAGCCTGCGCATGGCGCTAGAGTCGGTGCGAGCCCACAAGCTGCGTTCGGCCCTGACCCTGATGGGAGTCATGGTCGGGGTGTTCTCGATCATTCTGGTGATGACGGCCATGAGGGCGCTGCAAAATAAGGTGGAGGGCGAACTCTCGGGACTGGGAGCCAATACCTTCCAAATCCAGCGCACACCCGCCCTCCCGTTCGGCCGCTCCGAGTCACGGGAAAAATATGCCCGACGAAAACGGTTAACGCTGCCGGAGGTTAAACGGCTGGAGGAGCGGGCTACTTTGGCATCGAACATCGGCGCGCAGGAGGAGTTCTACGCCGGAGAGGCCATCTCCCGCTTCGACAAGACTCCGCCGAACATCAACCTCATTGGGGTGACTCCCAGCGTGTTCCCAGCCCGGAACTGGATTCTGGCCGATGGACGCGCCCTGTCCGCTTCGGATCAGGACTCCGCTCAAGATGTCTGCGTGCTCGGAGCAACCCTCAAAGACACGCTTTTCCCCATCGGGTCAGCATTGGGGGAAACCGTGAAGTTTGGAGGGATTCCCTACCGGGTGGTGGGTGTGCTGGAGCCCAAGGGAGCCATGCTGGGCGGGGATCAGGACAACTTCGCCGTCATTCCCCTGACCACGGGACTCAACCGTTATGGTCGGGGATGGCGCAGTCTCAAGATTCTGGTCCAGTCGGCGGATGTGCGACAGTTCGAGGACACGGTCGAACAGGTGCGCGGCATCCTGCGGGCCCTTCGCAAGGTTCCTCCTGGCGAGGAGGACGACTTCGAGATCTTTACCAACGACTCCCTGATCGGGCAGTTCCTGGCCTTCACCCTGACTGCACGCATCGGGGTGGCAGCCATCTCCTCGATCGCCCTGATCGCGGCGGGCATTGGCATCATGAACATCATGCTGGTGTCAGTGACCGAACGAACTCGCGAGATCGGGATCCGCCGCGCCATCGGCGCCCGAAAACGCAGCATCATGACCCAGTTTCTCATGGAGGCCGTGGTTCTTTGCGAACTCGGGGGCTTGGCCGGCGTGCTGCTGGGGTTGGTGGCGGGCAACGTTGCCGCCCAAGTCATGAAGCTGCCCATGACGCTCCCCCTCGATTGGGTGGTCATCGGCCTGGTGACTTGCTCGCTGGTCGGCATTGTGTTTGGGGTGTATCCCGCCCGGAAAGCTGCGAACCTGGATCCCATCGAATCGCTTCGCTACGAATGA
- a CDS encoding ABC transporter ATP-binding protein has protein sequence MGNETIHALREVSLSITRGEYIAIMGPSGSGKSTLMNLIGCLDSPSDGDYELNGHRVSDMDDDELADIRNREIGFVFQTFNLLPRLDALRNVELPLVYAGIDAETRQERAVEAMRQVGLADRMHHKPNELSGGQRQRVAIARALVTRPSIILADEPTGNLDSKTGDEIMLVFQSLWKQGNTIILVTHEEDIARHAGRIVRIRDGLIASDELNQP, from the coding sequence ATGGGTAACGAAACCATCCACGCCCTGCGGGAGGTGTCGCTCTCCATCACTCGCGGTGAGTACATCGCCATCATGGGACCTTCGGGATCAGGCAAGTCGACACTCATGAACCTCATCGGCTGCCTGGACAGCCCAAGCGACGGGGACTACGAGTTGAATGGCCATCGAGTCAGCGACATGGATGACGACGAGCTGGCCGATATCCGCAACCGGGAGATCGGTTTCGTCTTCCAAACGTTCAACCTGCTGCCCCGGCTGGACGCCTTGCGGAATGTCGAGCTTCCACTGGTGTATGCGGGCATCGACGCCGAAACCCGCCAGGAGCGGGCGGTGGAGGCGATGCGCCAGGTCGGCCTGGCCGACCGAATGCACCATAAGCCCAACGAGCTGTCCGGCGGACAACGTCAGCGGGTGGCCATCGCCCGCGCGCTGGTCACCCGGCCGTCCATCATCCTGGCCGACGAGCCGACCGGCAATCTCGACTCCAAGACCGGCGATGAAATCATGCTCGTCTTCCAGTCGCTCTGGAAACAGGGCAACACCATCATCCTCGTCACCCACGAGGAGGACATCGCCCGTCATGCCGGGCGTATCGTGCGCATCCGGGATGGGCTGATCGCCAGCGACGAACTCAACCAGCCATGA
- a CDS encoding ABC transporter permease: MRWTFELIESAKIAWAAIRANRLRSILTTLGIIVGIVTVTLMGMAIEGLNNAFKLSIANLGADTLYVGRIPWKRITAADWMQLMKRRPIDLAQSRELERRMTNALALAPMTETRLTVQYAGRSASGVTIIGTSEPFQLTSGITMAQGRFLQPQEADGGRPVCVVGSLVASNLFVNENPLGTRIRIAGESVEVIGVMDKRGSFLGQFSLDNQIVIPTRLFLKAFGWDPEFSIQIKARNVGDLESLAEEVRGLLRIIRRVGPSEEDDFAINQQSGILESFGRVTAIIGSVGLFISGLSLFVGGIGIMNIMFVSVAERTREIGIRKAIGAKRRSILIQFLTEAASICLMAGLLGIGIAWCISLVLSHYLPVTMSLRIAGLAVGVSLAVGVISGFLPAWRAARLKPVDALRNE; encoded by the coding sequence ATGAGGTGGACCTTCGAATTGATCGAGAGCGCCAAGATCGCCTGGGCGGCCATACGCGCCAACCGCCTGCGATCGATACTCACCACGCTGGGGATCATCGTCGGAATCGTGACCGTCACCCTGATGGGAATGGCCATCGAAGGTCTCAACAACGCCTTCAAGCTCAGCATCGCCAATCTGGGTGCAGACACGCTCTATGTGGGCAGAATCCCGTGGAAGCGTATCACTGCGGCGGACTGGATGCAGCTGATGAAACGGCGCCCGATCGATCTGGCTCAATCGCGGGAGCTGGAACGACGCATGACCAACGCATTGGCGCTCGCTCCCATGACGGAAACCCGGCTGACGGTCCAATATGCCGGCCGGAGCGCCAGCGGCGTTACCATCATCGGCACTTCGGAGCCCTTTCAGCTGACTTCAGGCATCACCATGGCCCAGGGACGCTTTCTGCAGCCGCAGGAAGCGGACGGCGGACGTCCGGTCTGCGTGGTGGGCTCTCTGGTGGCCAGCAACCTATTCGTGAACGAGAACCCGCTCGGCACGCGAATCCGGATCGCGGGAGAGTCGGTCGAGGTGATCGGAGTGATGGACAAGCGGGGCAGCTTCCTAGGCCAGTTCAGCCTCGACAATCAAATCGTGATCCCGACACGCCTCTTCCTGAAAGCGTTCGGATGGGATCCGGAGTTCAGCATCCAGATCAAGGCCAGGAATGTCGGCGATCTCGAAAGCCTGGCCGAGGAAGTCCGTGGACTGTTGCGGATCATCCGGCGCGTGGGACCGTCAGAGGAAGATGATTTTGCGATCAACCAACAGAGCGGCATCCTGGAGTCTTTCGGCCGAGTCACCGCGATCATCGGGAGCGTCGGCCTCTTTATCAGCGGGCTCTCGCTCTTCGTCGGCGGCATCGGGATTATGAACATCATGTTCGTTTCGGTGGCGGAGCGCACGCGGGAGATCGGGATTCGGAAGGCGATCGGCGCCAAGCGCCGCAGCATCCTGATTCAGTTCCTAACCGAGGCCGCCAGCATCTGCCTCATGGCGGGTTTGCTGGGAATCGGGATCGCGTGGTGCATCTCCCTGGTTCTGTCTCATTACCTGCCGGTCACCATGTCCCTGCGAATTGCCGGGCTGGCCGTCGGTGTGTCGCTGGCGGTCGGGGTCATTTCCGGCTTTCTACCCGCCTGGCGAGCGGCCCGTCTCAAACCGGTAGACGCCTTAAGGAACGAATGA
- a CDS encoding ABC transporter ATP-binding protein, producing the protein MSTTPPSAPPVPAVQTSGLSRTYGSMTALSALDLVVQRGDLFGFIGSNGAGKTTTLRILATFLVPSAGNAQVLGRDVVAEADQVRRMIGYMPDFFGVYKDMEVTEYLDFFGACYKIKTAQREKTVADVLELVGLSEKKGALIGALSRGMQQRLGLARVLIHDPQLLLLDEPASGLDPRARIEVMAILQELQRMGKTIIISSHILSELQSLCNRVAIIEKGKLIYSGPVQGVRNQLESNPVFRVKVAADPERALELCQGLGAVVEAKLDPTGELRLTLAAAQADPSVVAEALVKGGFRLTGLREEEIGLEEVFLRVTRGETQ; encoded by the coding sequence ATGTCCACTACTCCTCCATCCGCCCCTCCGGTTCCCGCGGTCCAGACCTCCGGATTGAGCCGGACCTATGGCAGCATGACGGCGCTCAGCGCCCTGGACCTCGTGGTGCAGCGCGGGGACCTCTTCGGGTTCATCGGATCGAACGGGGCCGGAAAGACCACCACCCTGCGTATCCTCGCCACTTTTCTGGTCCCCTCCGCCGGCAACGCCCAGGTGCTGGGTCGCGATGTCGTGGCCGAGGCCGATCAGGTTCGACGCATGATCGGCTACATGCCGGACTTTTTCGGTGTCTACAAGGACATGGAAGTGACGGAGTACCTGGATTTCTTCGGCGCCTGCTACAAGATCAAAACAGCGCAACGTGAAAAAACGGTGGCGGATGTGCTGGAACTGGTGGGACTCAGCGAGAAGAAGGGAGCCCTGATCGGGGCGCTGAGCCGCGGAATGCAGCAGCGCCTGGGCCTGGCTCGCGTGCTGATTCACGATCCTCAGCTCCTGCTCCTGGACGAACCCGCGAGCGGCCTCGATCCCCGCGCCCGGATCGAGGTCATGGCCATCCTTCAGGAGCTTCAACGGATGGGAAAAACCATCATCATCTCCTCCCACATCCTCAGCGAGCTGCAAAGCCTCTGCAACCGGGTGGCGATCATCGAGAAGGGAAAGCTGATCTACAGCGGCCCCGTCCAAGGCGTGCGCAACCAGCTCGAGTCGAATCCGGTGTTCCGGGTCAAGGTGGCGGCGGATCCTGAACGGGCGCTGGAGCTCTGCCAGGGTCTGGGCGCGGTTGTCGAAGCCAAGCTCGACCCCACCGGTGAGCTCCGCCTGACGCTGGCCGCCGCACAAGCCGACCCGAGCGTGGTTGCCGAGGCACTCGTCAAAGGCGGCTTCCGACTGACAGGCTTGCGGGAGGAAGAGATCGGACTGGAAGAGGTCTTCCTGCGGGTCACCCGTGGTGAGACACAATAA
- a CDS encoding NUDIX domain-containing protein — protein sequence MTPALSFVHCPRCGKQRDRIEDATPFRCPACHFVYYFNPTVASAAILLRSDGCGLFIRRAKEPSKGMLGLVGGFIDIGETAEEGLRREVREEVGLELEGVSFLCTQPNSYRYLDVTYPVLDLFFIARVQDPEKAVALDDVESFCWMDPHAVRAEEMAFPSMRKALRLYQSI from the coding sequence ATGACGCCGGCGCTCAGTTTTGTGCATTGTCCCAGGTGTGGAAAGCAACGTGACCGCATCGAGGATGCGACGCCGTTTCGCTGCCCGGCCTGCCACTTTGTCTACTACTTCAACCCGACCGTGGCTTCTGCCGCCATCCTGCTGCGCAGCGATGGGTGCGGTTTGTTCATCCGCCGGGCGAAGGAGCCGTCCAAAGGCATGCTGGGCTTGGTGGGAGGATTCATCGATATCGGCGAGACGGCCGAGGAGGGGCTGCGTCGGGAGGTTCGTGAGGAAGTGGGACTGGAACTGGAGGGTGTTTCTTTCCTCTGCACCCAACCCAACAGCTATCGGTATTTGGACGTGACGTATCCCGTGTTGGACCTCTTTTTTATCGCCCGGGTTCAAGACCCGGAAAAGGCGGTGGCGCTCGACGATGTTGAGAGCTTCTGCTGGATGGATCCCCACGCGGTGCGCGCCGAGGAAATGGCCTTTCCCTCCATGCGAAAGGCGCTGCGGTTGTACCAGTCGATCTGA
- a CDS encoding prohibitin family protein, with amino-acid sequence MNALSPAQISRLIMVALVIFALIIVASTTTYLVQPGTRGIKVTLGKTADQFLPEGFGFKAPFITRIVPVNIQQRTRTVTAECFSSDLQQVMVELAVLYRVPEASVVQIYKQFAGDPFDSLIAPRVQEALKEATAMQTAVQIVKSREETKQKAMASAKQKITSILMVEDIVIKNLQLSPELEKAIEAKMVAEQQAVQAQFTQVQTQVEAETAVIKAKGEAESIRVRGEALRLNPSFLRLQIVERWNGKSPLVVPPDTQQGGASLLLPLGSAEKPTPPQ; translated from the coding sequence ATGAACGCCCTGAGCCCAGCCCAAATCAGCCGACTCATCATGGTCGCCTTGGTGATCTTCGCGCTGATTATCGTGGCTTCCACCACCACCTACCTCGTCCAGCCGGGCACCCGAGGAATCAAGGTGACCCTGGGGAAAACGGCCGATCAGTTCCTGCCCGAAGGTTTCGGGTTCAAAGCGCCGTTCATCACCCGCATCGTGCCCGTGAACATCCAGCAACGCACGCGAACTGTAACCGCGGAGTGCTTCTCCTCCGACCTTCAGCAGGTGATGGTCGAGCTGGCCGTCCTGTACCGGGTGCCGGAGGCGTCCGTAGTCCAGATCTACAAGCAGTTTGCGGGCGACCCCTTCGACAGCCTCATCGCCCCCCGGGTTCAGGAAGCGCTGAAGGAAGCCACCGCGATGCAGACCGCCGTGCAGATCGTGAAAAGCCGGGAGGAGACCAAACAAAAGGCGATGGCCTCCGCGAAACAAAAGATCACCTCAATACTGATGGTGGAGGATATCGTCATCAAGAACCTGCAGCTTTCCCCCGAACTGGAAAAGGCGATCGAAGCCAAGATGGTGGCCGAACAGCAGGCCGTACAAGCCCAGTTCACCCAAGTTCAGACTCAGGTCGAAGCGGAGACGGCCGTGATCAAGGCCAAGGGTGAAGCTGAATCGATTCGGGTGCGCGGCGAGGCGCTGCGCCTCAATCCATCTTTCCTCCGACTCCAGATCGTGGAGCGATGGAATGGCAAGTCTCCCCTGGTGGTTCCCCCGGACACACAGCAAGGGGGTGCCAGCCTGCTGCTGCCCCTCGGATCGGCTGAGAAACCCACCCCTCCCCAATGA